From one Pirellulales bacterium genomic stretch:
- a CDS encoding HAMP domain-containing protein: MAVVESSDRIGQEQVDLETLLVALTALRKGDFTVRLPRTWVGLGGKVGDTFNEVMDQMEGMTNEVDRISRVVGKEGKIKERASIGGLTGSWAGTIDSMNALVGDLVRPTSEMARVIGAVARGDLSQSMAMEIDGRPVEGEFLRTARTVNRMVEQLGSFASEVTRVAREVGTDGKLGGQAEVKRVAGIWKDLTDSVNSMAGNLTAQVRNIADVTTAVANGDLSKKITVDVRGEFLELKDTINTMVDQLRSFAAEVTRVAREVGTEGKLGGQARVEGVSGTWKDLTDSVNFMASNLTAQVRNIAAVSTAIANGDLSKKITVDVKGEILELKNTTNTMVDQLSSFAAEVTRVSREVGTEGKLGGQADVKGVAGTWKDLTDSVNFMASNLTGQVRNIADVTTAVANGDLSKKITVDVKGEILELKNTVNTMVDQLSSFAAEVTRVSREVGTEGKLGGQADVKGVAGTWKDLTDSVNFMASNLTTQVRNIAEVTTAVAKGDLSKKIEVDVRGEILELKNTINTMVDQLRAFASEVSRVAREVGTEGKLGGQADVRDVAGTWKDLTDSVNFMAGNLTSQVRNIAEVSKAVASGDLSKKITVDVKGEIQELKNTINTMVDQLSSFAAEVTRVSREVGTEGKLGGQADVKGVAGTWKDLTDSVNFMASNLTGQVRNIADVTTAVARGDLSKKITVDVRGEISELKNTINTMVDQLRSFAAEVTRVAREVGTEGKLGGQADVRGVEGTWRDLTDSVNSMAGNLTGQVRNIAEVTTAVATGDLSKKITVDVRGEILELKNTINTMVDQLRSFASEVTRVAREVGTEGKLGGQADVKGVSGTWKDLTDNVNFMAGNLTGQVRGIARVVTAVANGDLQQKLTVEAKGEIAALADTINSMIDTLATFADQVTGVAREVGVEGKLGGQASVPGAAGTWKGLTENVNQLAANLTTQVRAIAEVATAVTKGDLTQSIKVEAQGEVAALKDNINEMIVNLKDTTLKNAEQDWLKTNLAKFSRMLQGQKDMLTVGRLILSELAPVVTAQHAVFYIYDNAGDKPRLKLLASYAYGRPDDVGRQLDLGQGLIGQCALEKRKILLSNVPPDYVRISSGLGSAVPVNILVLPVVFEGQVKAVLELASFERFNPTHQAFLDQLTEGIGIVLNTIAANMRTEDLLTQSQSLALELQSRQEELQQTNEELQEKARLLADQNVEVEQKNQEVEQARQALEEKAEQLALTSKYKSEFLANMSHELRTPLNSLLILSDQLSKNPDGNLSPKQTEYAKTIHSSGNDLLMLINDILDLSKIESGTVVLDLGELRFTDIHGYVERTFRHVAEAKGVDFAVEIDASLPRTLTTDSTRLQQIIKNLLSNAFKFTHHGRVDLHVSTARSGWSPDHEGLNTAAAVLAFAVSDTGIGIPAEKQPIIFEAFQQADGSTSRKYGGTGLGLAISREISRLLGGEICLVSTPGAGSTFTLYLPQSFTPPKLVRRQVVRRSATSVTSTNGGGTTPQITPLVSDDDDRSSLAATDRRLLIIDNDLDFARFVMETGHNAEFKGIVTASGAAGLALAQEHQPHAILLDISLPDIDGWRVLRRLKGDLSLRHLPVYLVSTTDPEHLREGIHLGAQGILPKPIHTARELEQFLIDVRRFVDAERHSVLVVDEDAGSRDEITTALARLNLNVKGSWSAEDALELISREPVDAVVLTPRLGKTTVALGEQLKSALPVNSQRLFLYSGRDAAAGEEARRHANVIQEVGMQLVDGPGNLIDQVALALCCPVAKLEESSRRTIQELHDPARVLVGKRVLIVDDDIRNIFALTSILERQDVITVSAETGRDAINLLQAAPALDAVLMDIMMPEMDGIDTMCAIRRDARFKNLPIIAVTAKAMKGDREKCIEAGAWDYLSKPIDPEQMLAVLSAWLTV; this comes from the coding sequence ATGGCTGTGGTCGAATCGTCCGACAGAATCGGTCAAGAGCAGGTGGATCTCGAGACCTTGCTCGTCGCTCTAACCGCCCTACGGAAGGGGGATTTCACCGTCCGATTGCCGAGGACCTGGGTCGGGCTCGGGGGAAAGGTTGGCGACACCTTCAACGAGGTCATGGACCAAATGGAGGGCATGACCAACGAGGTCGACCGTATCAGCCGGGTCGTTGGTAAAGAGGGCAAGATCAAGGAACGCGCATCGATCGGCGGCCTGACCGGATCCTGGGCCGGGACGATCGATTCGATGAACGCGCTGGTAGGCGACCTGGTACGACCGACGAGTGAAATGGCACGGGTCATCGGCGCCGTCGCGCGCGGTGACCTGTCTCAGTCGATGGCCATGGAAATCGATGGCCGGCCGGTCGAGGGCGAATTCCTGCGAACGGCCCGCACCGTGAATCGAATGGTCGAACAGCTCGGGTCGTTCGCTTCGGAAGTCACGCGCGTCGCTCGCGAGGTCGGTACCGATGGCAAGCTGGGCGGCCAGGCCGAAGTCAAACGTGTGGCCGGCATCTGGAAGGATCTGACCGACAGCGTGAACTCGATGGCCGGCAACCTGACGGCCCAGGTGCGCAATATCGCGGACGTCACGACGGCCGTCGCTAACGGTGACTTGTCGAAAAAAATCACGGTCGACGTCCGCGGTGAGTTCCTCGAGCTGAAAGACACGATCAACACGATGGTCGATCAGCTCCGTTCGTTCGCGGCCGAAGTGACGCGCGTTGCGCGCGAGGTCGGCACCGAAGGCAAGCTCGGCGGCCAGGCGCGCGTCGAAGGTGTTTCCGGTACATGGAAAGATCTGACCGACAGCGTCAATTTCATGGCCAGCAACCTGACAGCCCAGGTGCGCAATATCGCGGCCGTCAGCACGGCCATCGCCAACGGCGACTTGTCGAAGAAGATCACGGTCGACGTGAAGGGAGAAATCCTCGAACTAAAGAACACGACCAACACAATGGTCGATCAGCTCAGTTCGTTCGCCGCGGAAGTCACGCGAGTTTCGCGCGAGGTCGGCACCGAAGGCAAGCTAGGCGGCCAGGCCGACGTCAAAGGTGTCGCCGGCACGTGGAAGGACCTCACCGACAGTGTCAACTTCATGGCCAGCAATCTCACCGGCCAGGTGCGCAATATTGCCGACGTGACGACCGCCGTGGCTAACGGCGACTTGTCGAAGAAAATCACGGTCGACGTAAAGGGAGAAATCCTCGAGCTGAAGAACACTGTCAATACGATGGTCGATCAGCTCAGCTCGTTCGCCGCGGAAGTGACTCGCGTCTCGCGCGAGGTCGGTACCGAAGGCAAGCTTGGTGGCCAGGCCGACGTCAAAGGTGTCGCCGGCACGTGGAAGGACCTGACCGATAGCGTCAATTTCATGGCCAGCAATCTGACGACGCAGGTCCGCAACATCGCCGAGGTCACTACGGCCGTAGCCAAGGGAGACCTGTCGAAGAAGATCGAAGTCGACGTGCGCGGCGAAATCCTGGAATTGAAAAACACCATCAACACGATGGTCGATCAATTGCGCGCCTTCGCTTCGGAAGTCAGCCGCGTCGCGCGCGAGGTCGGCACCGAAGGAAAGCTGGGCGGACAGGCCGACGTCCGCGACGTGGCCGGAACGTGGAAAGACCTGACAGACAGCGTCAATTTCATGGCCGGCAACCTCACCTCGCAGGTGCGCAACATCGCCGAGGTTAGCAAGGCCGTGGCAAGCGGCGACCTCTCGAAGAAGATCACGGTCGATGTGAAAGGGGAGATTCAAGAGCTGAAGAACACGATCAACACGATGGTCGACCAGCTCAGTTCGTTTGCCGCGGAAGTCACCCGCGTTTCACGCGAAGTCGGCACCGAAGGCAAACTAGGCGGACAGGCTGACGTCAAAGGTGTAGCCGGCACGTGGAAGGACCTGACCGACAGTGTCAATTTCATGGCCAGCAATCTGACGGGCCAGGTCCGCAACATCGCCGACGTGACCACGGCCGTCGCGCGTGGCGACTTGTCGAAGAAAATCACGGTCGACGTGCGCGGCGAGATTTCCGAGCTGAAGAACACCATCAACACGATGGTCGATCAACTTCGTAGTTTTGCGGCCGAGGTGACGCGCGTCGCACGTGAAGTCGGCACCGAAGGCAAGCTGGGCGGGCAGGCTGACGTCCGCGGCGTCGAAGGAACCTGGCGCGATCTGACGGACAGCGTCAACTCAATGGCCGGCAATCTCACGGGCCAGGTGCGCAATATCGCCGAAGTTACCACGGCCGTGGCCACCGGCGACTTGTCGAAAAAGATCACGGTCGATGTTCGCGGCGAGATTCTCGAGCTGAAAAATACGATCAACACGATGGTCGATCAGTTGCGTTCGTTCGCTTCGGAAGTGACCCGCGTGGCACGCGAAGTCGGTACCGAAGGCAAGCTCGGCGGTCAGGCGGATGTGAAAGGGGTCTCCGGCACGTGGAAGGACCTCACCGACAATGTGAATTTCATGGCCGGTAATCTCACCGGCCAGGTGCGCGGTATCGCCCGCGTCGTTACCGCAGTCGCCAATGGCGACTTGCAGCAAAAGCTGACGGTCGAAGCCAAAGGCGAAATCGCCGCCCTGGCCGACACGATCAACAGCATGATAGATACCTTGGCGACGTTCGCCGACCAGGTAACAGGCGTGGCCCGCGAAGTCGGCGTCGAAGGAAAGCTTGGCGGTCAGGCCAGCGTTCCTGGCGCGGCCGGCACGTGGAAGGGTCTGACGGAAAACGTCAATCAGCTCGCCGCCAACCTGACCACGCAAGTTCGCGCCATCGCCGAGGTCGCCACGGCCGTCACCAAGGGGGACCTCACACAGTCAATCAAGGTCGAAGCCCAGGGCGAAGTCGCCGCTCTGAAGGACAACATCAATGAGATGATTGTCAACCTGAAAGACACCACGCTGAAAAACGCCGAGCAGGATTGGTTGAAGACCAACCTGGCCAAGTTCAGCCGAATGTTGCAGGGTCAAAAAGACATGTTGACCGTCGGCCGGCTGATCCTTTCGGAACTGGCCCCCGTGGTCACGGCACAGCATGCCGTCTTTTACATTTACGATAACGCCGGTGACAAGCCACGGTTGAAACTGCTCGCCAGTTACGCCTATGGACGTCCGGACGACGTCGGTCGGCAACTCGATCTGGGGCAAGGTTTGATCGGACAATGTGCTCTCGAAAAGCGCAAAATCCTGCTGAGCAACGTGCCCCCGGATTACGTGCGCATTTCGTCGGGACTTGGTAGTGCCGTGCCGGTCAATATCCTCGTGCTGCCGGTGGTCTTCGAAGGGCAGGTCAAGGCGGTTCTCGAGCTGGCTTCCTTCGAACGGTTCAATCCGACACATCAGGCCTTCCTCGATCAGTTGACCGAAGGCATCGGCATCGTGCTCAACACGATCGCCGCCAACATGCGCACCGAGGATCTACTCACGCAATCGCAATCTCTGGCTCTGGAACTGCAAAGCCGGCAGGAAGAATTGCAGCAAACCAACGAAGAGCTGCAGGAAAAGGCCCGTCTGCTCGCCGATCAGAATGTGGAAGTCGAGCAGAAGAACCAGGAAGTCGAGCAAGCCCGCCAGGCCTTGGAGGAAAAAGCCGAGCAATTGGCACTCACGTCGAAATACAAATCCGAGTTCTTGGCAAATATGTCGCACGAGTTGCGCACGCCGCTGAACAGCTTACTGATCCTGTCGGATCAATTGTCGAAGAATCCCGACGGCAACCTCAGCCCGAAACAGACCGAATACGCCAAGACGATTCATTCGTCCGGCAATGACCTGCTGATGCTGATTAACGACATTCTCGACCTGTCGAAGATCGAATCCGGAACCGTGGTGCTGGACCTGGGCGAGTTGCGTTTCACCGACATTCACGGTTACGTCGAGCGCACCTTCCGGCACGTGGCCGAGGCGAAAGGGGTCGACTTCGCCGTCGAGATCGACGCATCGTTGCCGCGAACGCTGACCACCGACAGCACGCGGTTGCAGCAGATCATCAAGAATCTGCTCTCGAATGCGTTCAAATTCACACACCACGGACGGGTTGACCTGCATGTCTCGACGGCACGTTCGGGTTGGAGCCCGGACCATGAAGGACTGAATACCGCGGCCGCGGTTTTGGCATTTGCCGTCAGCGACACGGGGATCGGAATCCCCGCCGAAAAGCAACCGATTATCTTCGAGGCGTTTCAACAGGCGGATGGTAGCACCAGTCGCAAGTACGGTGGCACGGGCTTGGGCCTGGCGATCAGCCGAGAGATCTCGCGGCTTTTGGGGGGAGAAATTTGCCTGGTCAGCACGCCGGGCGCGGGAAGCACGTTCACGCTTTACTTGCCGCAGAGTTTTACGCCGCCGAAGCTCGTGCGCCGACAGGTGGTGCGCCGATCCGCGACGTCGGTGACATCGACCAATGGCGGTGGAACTACGCCACAGATTACGCCGCTGGTCTCGGACGACGACGATCGCAGCTCGCTGGCAGCGACCGACCGGCGCCTCCTGATCATCGACAACGATCTGGACTTCGCCCGCTTCGTGATGGAGACCGGGCACAACGCAGAGTTCAAAGGAATCGTCACGGCTTCAGGCGCGGCCGGCCTGGCGCTGGCGCAGGAGCATCAGCCGCATGCGATCCTGCTGGATATCTCGCTGCCGGACATTGATGGCTGGCGCGTCTTGCGCCGCTTGAAAGGTGATCTATCGCTACGTCACCTACCGGTTTACCTGGTATCGACAACCGATCCCGAGCACCTTCGCGAGGGGATTCATCTCGGCGCGCAAGGCATCCTGCCGAAGCCAATCCACACGGCACGTGAACTGGAACAGTTCCTGATCGACGTGCGACGCTTCGTCGATGCCGAACGGCATTCGGTTCTCGTCGTGGACGAGGATGCCGGCAGTCGTGATGAGATCACGACCGCGCTCGCCCGACTGAACCTGAACGTCAAGGGGTCGTGGTCGGCCGAGGATGCCCTGGAACTGATCTCGCGAGAGCCCGTCGACGCCGTGGTGCTCACGCCACGATTGGGGAAAACGACGGTAGCGCTCGGAGAGCAGTTGAAATCCGCACTGCCCGTTAATTCGCAGCGTCTCTTCTTGTACTCCGGCCGTGATGCCGCGGCAGGCGAAGAAGCACGACGTCATGCGAACGTGATCCAAGAGGTGGGCATGCAGCTGGTCGACGGTCCGGGAAACTTGATCGATCAGGTCGCATTGGCCCTATGTTGTCCCGTCGCCAAGCTGGAAGAATCCTCGCGGCGCACCATTCAAGAGCTGCACGATCCGGCGCGTGTCCTGGTGGGCAAACGCGTGTTGATCGTCGATGACGACATTCGCAATATTTTCGCGCTGACAAGCATCCTCGAACGTCAAGACGTAATCACGGTCTCGGCCGAGACAGGGCGCGACGCGATCAATTTGCTACAGGCCGCGCCGGCGCTGGACGCGGTACTGATGGACATCATGATGCCCGAAATGGACGGCATCGACACGATGTGCGCAATCCGCCGCGATGCGCGCTTCAAAAATCTCCCCATTATCGCCGTCACGGCCAAGGCCATGAAAGGCGATCGCGAGAAATGTATCGAAGCCGGCGCTTGGGACTATCTCTCGAAGCCGATCGATCCGGAACAGATGCTGGCAGTGCTGAGTGCATGGCTGACCGTGTAA
- a CDS encoding UdgX family uracil-DNA binding protein (This protein belongs to the uracil DNA glycosylase superfamily, members of which act in excision repair of DNA. However, it belongs more specifically to UdgX branch, whose founding member was found to bind uracil in DNA (where it does not belong), without cleaving it, appears to promote DNA repair by a pathway involving RecA, rather than base excision.): MADSAARFVPQTNSLAKLQAAAADCQGCDLYRRATQTVFGQGRAKAPLILIGETPGDAEDRAGRPFLGPAGRLLDEALADAGIDRADCYVTNAVKHFKWTPRGKKRLHSKPSSREILACRPWLEAELAILAPQLIVCLGATASQALLGRAFRITKSRGEVATSDSSGWVLATYHPSAVLRAPRPADRHRMRSELVDDLKTACRWLATHVGQANRAMKNQST; this comes from the coding sequence ATGGCCGACTCTGCAGCTCGATTCGTACCGCAAACCAACAGCCTCGCGAAACTGCAGGCTGCGGCTGCCGATTGTCAGGGTTGCGATCTTTACCGCCGCGCGACGCAGACCGTCTTCGGCCAGGGGCGTGCCAAGGCTCCCTTGATACTGATTGGCGAAACACCCGGCGACGCCGAGGATCGCGCGGGGCGCCCTTTCTTAGGGCCGGCCGGTCGGCTCTTAGATGAAGCTCTGGCCGACGCCGGCATCGATCGCGCGGACTGTTACGTGACCAACGCCGTAAAGCACTTCAAATGGACACCACGTGGCAAGAAGCGTTTGCACAGCAAGCCGAGCTCGCGCGAGATTCTGGCTTGCCGCCCCTGGCTCGAGGCGGAACTCGCGATCCTCGCACCGCAATTGATCGTTTGCCTAGGCGCGACGGCCTCGCAGGCTCTCTTGGGTCGTGCTTTTCGGATTACCAAGAGTCGCGGCGAGGTCGCAACCAGCGATTCGTCCGGGTGGGTCCTGGCGACCTATCATCCTTCGGCAGTATTACGCGCGCCCCGTCCCGCGGATCGGCACCGGATGCGCAGCGAACTGGTCGATGACTTGAAAACAGCCTGTCGATGGCTGGCGACCCATGTTGGCCAGGCAAACCGCGCAATGAAGAATCAGTCGACGTAA
- a CDS encoding PRC-barrel domain-containing protein, translating into MSKFMFASALVATLVVVSPLRAADTVVSGPTGLYRVSTIESLKVFNRSGDNLGKIKDLVLDARTGRVSYAVLDFGGFLGVGDKYFAVPWHAFKYETSNNEERLVLDVTKDRLKNAPGFDSKHWPNMADPTFSQGIEKFYGPEPTARR; encoded by the coding sequence ATGTCCAAGTTCATGTTCGCCAGCGCCCTGGTTGCCACGTTGGTCGTTGTGAGCCCACTGCGGGCAGCCGACACCGTTGTCAGCGGACCGACGGGTCTGTATCGCGTCAGCACAATTGAAAGTCTTAAGGTGTTCAACCGCAGTGGTGATAACCTCGGTAAGATCAAGGATCTTGTCCTGGACGCCCGCACCGGCCGAGTCAGCTATGCCGTGCTCGATTTCGGCGGGTTTCTCGGTGTCGGCGATAAATACTTCGCCGTTCCGTGGCATGCGTTTAAATATGAGACGAGTAACAACGAAGAACGTCTAGTTCTCGACGTCACGAAAGATCGCCTGAAAAACGCGCCGGGCTTCGACAGCAAGCACTGGCCCAATATGGCCGATCCGACGTTCTCGCAGGGGATCGAGAAGTTTTACGGTCCTGAGCCTACAGCTCGCCGGTGA
- a CDS encoding mechanosensitive ion channel domain-containing protein, with amino-acid sequence MNLLTLLAFALSLATSIVSAAQLADATAPATQDAAKATPAAPHNTSPPATKVDVAPLARDDEIQTRLLRILRVAELFENPQVTVKDGVVFLDGRTSVDANKDWAGDLARNTEDVVAVVNHIEVVHTSLWDFGPAVDSLKQMEVNLVRSLPLIACGVAILGLSFAAAVAVTRWLRHGLERKVQAPLLREVFARCGGFLVLVIGLYVTLRIANLTHLALTILGGTGLLGLVLGIAFGNITENFLASILLSMQQPFHIGDLVQIADIMGYVQRLTTRTTIVATVDGNEVQIPNATIYKSVIRNFSTIPNCRVDFSIGVPRVDVDGAQQRAMDVLTHHPAVLAEPEPTVLVDSVNDANVSLRSYFWINGRENSWLKVRSSVMRLVMHAIDERAARTTPSESTAKPDLHGKQPPGARSSREHSESGSTGAVATKAEGNLSTEATEIKEQVKDARHDGGENLLLSAADDRNGSARHTAGDD; translated from the coding sequence ATGAATCTTTTGACGCTTTTGGCGTTTGCTCTATCGCTAGCCACCAGCATCGTCAGTGCTGCCCAATTGGCGGACGCCACTGCGCCAGCGACACAGGATGCGGCGAAGGCGACCCCTGCGGCGCCACACAATACCAGTCCGCCGGCAACTAAGGTCGACGTAGCGCCCTTGGCGCGCGATGACGAAATTCAAACACGCCTGCTGAGAATCCTTCGCGTGGCAGAACTGTTCGAGAATCCGCAGGTCACGGTCAAGGACGGTGTCGTGTTTCTCGATGGGCGTACTTCGGTCGACGCGAACAAGGATTGGGCCGGCGATCTGGCGCGAAATACCGAGGACGTCGTCGCGGTGGTCAACCACATCGAGGTCGTACACACATCGCTGTGGGACTTCGGACCTGCCGTGGACAGCCTCAAACAGATGGAGGTCAACCTGGTGCGATCACTGCCGCTCATCGCGTGCGGCGTGGCGATCCTGGGGCTCTCCTTTGCTGCCGCGGTTGCGGTGACGCGGTGGCTGCGCCACGGCCTCGAGCGCAAAGTCCAGGCACCGCTGTTGCGCGAAGTGTTCGCACGGTGCGGTGGCTTTCTCGTGCTTGTGATCGGGCTCTACGTCACCCTACGCATTGCCAATCTCACGCACCTGGCGCTCACTATTTTAGGAGGCACGGGTCTGTTGGGTTTGGTCCTGGGCATCGCGTTCGGCAATATCACCGAGAATTTTTTGGCCAGCATCCTGTTGAGCATGCAGCAGCCATTTCACATTGGCGATCTGGTGCAAATCGCGGACATCATGGGCTACGTGCAGCGATTGACGACGCGCACCACGATCGTCGCTACGGTCGACGGCAACGAAGTGCAAATCCCTAACGCGACGATCTATAAGAGCGTAATCCGTAATTTCAGCACTATTCCGAACTGCCGCGTCGACTTTTCGATCGGCGTGCCGCGCGTCGATGTTGATGGCGCGCAGCAACGGGCGATGGACGTTCTAACCCATCATCCGGCAGTGCTTGCAGAACCTGAACCTACGGTTTTGGTCGATAGCGTCAACGACGCCAATGTGTCGCTGCGAAGCTACTTCTGGATCAATGGGCGAGAAAACAGTTGGTTGAAAGTCCGTTCGTCAGTGATGCGGCTAGTTATGCACGCGATTGATGAGCGCGCGGCGCGCACGACGCCCTCTGAGAGCACAGCCAAGCCGGACTTGCACGGTAAGCAACCTCCAGGGGCGCGATCTTCTCGTGAACATTCTGAATCCGGATCGACCGGCGCCGTGGCCACGAAAGCCGAGGGAAACCTTTCGACCGAAGCCACGGAAATCAAGGAGCAAGTGAAGGACGCCCGGCATGACGGAGGCGAAAACCTTCTTCTGTCCGCCGCGGACGATCGGAATGGTTCGGCCCGTCACACGGCTGGAGATGATTAA
- a CDS encoding anion transporter has product MPNTMNADIDLMAFAAGLGFAPLVGIIFGLTYAGLAIGKVPGLRMDRAGIAIVGAAAMLACGALDLSEAARSVDYQTIVLLFAMMVVVAYLRLAGFFALVTDNIAMHCSGPLSLLAVTIGLSGILSAFLVNDVVCVALTPLVLHLCQRLGRPAIPYLVGLATASNIGSVATITGNPQNIIIGSLSEISYLRFAARLAPVAAVGLFIDFAVVVFVYRGSLFASRPRSTLPNHGATPIVHRRLLIKSVAVTLVTIVLFFTGKPIAMIALAAAGILMIDRVRPEKVYRAIDWQLLVMFAGLFVVVHAFDKHVVSQWDLERWQIVQQSPVLMISALSVALSNLVSNVPAVLLFQPLVEIIPQREQAWLALAMSSTLAGNLTILGSVANLIVVENAHRAGTELGFVEYLKVGVPLTIATTLVGIAWLSLTSY; this is encoded by the coding sequence TTGCCCAATACCATGAATGCGGATATCGATCTCATGGCGTTCGCTGCCGGCCTGGGGTTCGCGCCACTGGTGGGAATCATCTTCGGCTTGACGTACGCGGGGCTCGCCATCGGCAAAGTGCCGGGCCTGCGCATGGACCGCGCGGGGATCGCGATCGTCGGCGCGGCTGCTATGCTGGCTTGCGGCGCGCTCGACTTATCCGAGGCGGCGCGGTCCGTCGACTACCAGACCATCGTTTTATTGTTCGCCATGATGGTCGTGGTCGCTTATTTGCGGCTGGCCGGCTTCTTCGCCCTGGTCACCGATAACATTGCCATGCACTGTTCGGGGCCCTTGTCGTTGTTGGCGGTTACGATCGGCCTGTCCGGAATCTTGTCGGCCTTTCTGGTCAATGACGTTGTCTGTGTCGCACTCACGCCGCTAGTCCTACATCTTTGCCAGCGGCTCGGTCGGCCAGCGATACCTTACCTGGTCGGGCTGGCCACGGCCTCGAACATCGGATCGGTGGCGACCATCACGGGCAATCCTCAGAACATCATCATCGGCTCGCTGTCTGAAATCTCTTACCTGCGATTTGCCGCCCGGCTGGCGCCCGTGGCGGCTGTGGGCTTATTCATCGATTTCGCGGTCGTCGTGTTTGTTTACCGCGGCTCGCTGTTTGCGAGCCGCCCCCGTAGCACGTTGCCGAATCATGGGGCTACGCCAATCGTCCATCGCCGCTTGCTCATTAAAAGCGTCGCTGTGACGCTGGTCACGATCGTGCTCTTCTTCACTGGCAAGCCGATTGCGATGATTGCGTTGGCTGCCGCCGGCATATTGATGATCGACCGAGTCCGGCCCGAAAAGGTTTATCGAGCGATCGATTGGCAGTTGCTCGTCATGTTTGCGGGCCTGTTCGTCGTCGTGCATGCCTTTGACAAGCATGTGGTCAGCCAATGGGACCTGGAACGCTGGCAAATCGTCCAACAATCGCCGGTACTGATGATCAGCGCACTTTCGGTTGCACTTTCGAACTTGGTATCCAACGTGCCGGCAGTCCTGTTATTCCAGCCGCTCGTTGAGATCATTCCGCAGCGCGAACAAGCATGGCTGGCTTTGGCGATGTCGAGCACATTGGCTGGGAACCTAACGATCTTGGGGTCGGTGGCGAATCTTATCGTCGTTGAGAATGCGCATCGCGCCGGTACTGAGTTAGGGTTCGTCGAATATCTCAAAGTCGGGGTGCCGCTGACGATCGCCACCACCTTGGTCGGGATCGCCTGGCTGAGCTTGACCAGCTATTGA